GATGTCACATGGGATTTTACTATAAGGCTCAAAAGTGCCTTCTCTATAAGGTACAGGAAAGACTCAAAGCTCCAGGGATCTGGAAGGGGTAGGAGGGGGCAAGCAAGTGTACACTGAAAAAGAGAATATGTATAGAACACACAGGAATATGATAATAGGCTACTTAAGATGACtttggcctttcctggtggctcagacagtaaagcgtctgcctacaatgcgggagacacaagttcgatccctgggttgggaagatcccctggagaaggaaatggcaaccccctccagtattattgcctggaaagatcccatggacggaggagcttggttggctactgtccatggggtctcagagagtcagacactactgagcgacttcactattgCTATCACTATCACTATAAGATGACTTTAACTCAGGCCTTGGCTCCCCAGTCCCAACGTCCACTCTAAAGATTATGGCTTAAGCTCACCCAGCCCATTCTTGGCTTCAGGCTGTTCCACACATGTTTCTAAACTCTGGAAAATGGAGACTGTCTATTTTGGGCAGAGTAAAAAGCAATGTGATcaagaaattatacaaaaaatttaaagaaaataagaacatgTTTTGGATTTGGAAATATTGATCTGTCAaaagtgtgtgtgcatatgtgtgtgtgtgtgtgtgtgtgtatacagcaTGGCCCAtaaatttttgtgaatttttttccaaCTTCATTACTATAAATGCTACTAGCACAAAACATATCATTTAGAGATTCAATTACTTACCTTTTTATTATACttaagttttataaattttaaataatcactaatttgaatttttatatcaaTTACTCTGAATGAAGCTGGCAAAGGTGGATGGAAActacaaaaaattatttatgcaaaattaaatataaaataaatgtctatttctaggttaatgaaagtaaaagacttaTCATATGGGGAAAATAGTGGTAACGTGAAACAATGGGAATGAATCTAGTGGACATCATGTTAAGtgaaagccagacagagaaaggcataTATTTCTTATCAATTATGTGCAGAATCTACAAAAGAAGTCAAACTTATAGAAAAAGAGAAGCGGTTGGCAGGGGCTGGGGTTGAGGGAAATAGGGAGAGGCGGGTAACAGGGTTTTGACCTTTTGCTATGAGACAAAGGTCTCAGGATCTAATGGTGACTAGAGTTGATAGCACTATATTGTATGACTGAAATTTGCTGAGGAAGTACAACTTCAATGTAAATatatgagatgaaaaaaaaatgatgagattgtggacagaggagattcGAAGAGTGTAAATCCTTGGAAAACAACCAAAATACTGGGAGAATTTGAGTTTCAAAAGCCATGAAATTGGTTGGTTCAAGCCAAGATCTCCAACAGATCTTAGGAAACAGGAAATATCTGGTCTCCTGGTGGGATGAATAGAAAATTGACTAATGTCTAGAAGGCCCTTGAGGGTGAAGGGGTAGAGTTGTGGTGCtggatggtgggggaggggctgtggcCTAGCcttctcctctcctgtcccctcccccacccacaggAGCCCTTTGTGACAAGGCTGCAGGCTCTGTGATGCCAGGCCTGGGCCTTTAGTCCCCAAGTACAAACCCTGTGCTCAGTTACCTGAAGGCAGCAGTAGGGTTCAGGCAATGGagtatcttctcttttctccaaaaaGCACTTTTGACACTTGGTTGAACTCCAGTTACACTGCCTGGACAATTGAAATCATCCTTGCCGTTCTGTGTGGACTGGGTCTCTTTTTCCTGTTCCTTCCCTGCCACCAGAATAATCCATCTTTTCCTCGTCCTAGGAAACGTGGAACTAGCAGGAAGGTAAGGAACCTTTGGCCCAGACCCACAAGCACATGATTCTCTTTTCTATTATTATGTCTACTTTTCTGAACCAACTCAAGAGACTCCTGAGATGGGAAAGAACAGGACATCTATTCTCAAGAAAGAATAGATCATCATCCCTCTAGGGACAAACTAGGCTGGACAGGGGATCAGTGAAAACTAATTGTGAATCCTAGCGTGAACACTAGGATTTCTATCCAAAGGTTTCAGGTCAGTAGTTCAGGTATGGTTGGGTCTCCAGGGCAAATCCCTGACACAGTGACCAGGAGCCAAGAACTGGATACTGAGTTCATTCTCAGCCAGGAGAAGCCTGTGAATACAACCAGTTCCCCAGCTGTGAACGGGTGTCTCACACAAGGGCTGATCTGAGGACAGTGCTGAGGCCCTGAGCCTAAGAGCAGGGGCTAGAGTGGGGCCCTGGCTTGGGAAGCCAAGACCTACCTAATGGAGCTAAGATTCTCCAATACGTCTGAGAACATGCGTGTTTCTTCAGCAGAGGAACAGTGACGAATGAAATCCAGGGTGGGTCTCACATAGAAAATCCTTCTCACATCTAGGAAATATTTTCTAGGAATTAGCTCTCCCAATAATCAAAGAGGAAACCTGGAAATATATCTGCACAAATATATATAGGCGCATTTATGTATATTAATCGGGACTTCAGCACTTGGTGTTTCAACACCTGGTGTTGGAATATGACTCCctcattaaaattttcatttactttagaATACTAACATAAGGATCAATAAAACCTGTTTTCTCCCTTAGTTAACAATGTTgttgttggggtgtgtgtgtgtatctctgtgaaTTATTGAATTAGAGTTGAcctacaatgttgcattagttttggATGCACAGAAAAGTGATTTatagctgcttttagaaaagtcagaggaacaagagaccaaattgccaacatccgctggatcatcgaaaaagcaagagagttccagaaaaacatctatttctgctttattgactatgccaaaacctttgactgtgtggatcacaagaaactgtggaaaattctgaaacagatgggaataccagactacctgacctgcctcttgagaaatctgtatgcaggtcaggaagcaacagttagaactggacatggaacagactggttccaaatagggaaaggagtacatcaaggctgtatattgtcaccttgcttatttaacttctatgcagagtacatcatgagaaacgctgggctggaagaagcacaagctggaatcaagattgctgggagaaatatcaataacctcagatatgcagatgacaccacccttatggcagaaagtgaagaggaactaaaaagcctcttgatgaagctgaaagaggagagtgaaaaagttggcttaaaactcaacattcagaaaactaagatcatggcatctggtcccatcacttcatgggaaacagatggggaaacagtggaaacagtgtcagactttattttggggggctctaaaatcactgcagatggtgactgcagccatgaaattaaaagacgcttactccttggaagaaaagttatgacgaacctagatagcatattgaaaagcagagacattactttgccaacaaaggtccatctagtcaaggctatggtttttccagtggtcttgtatggatgtgagagttggactgtgaagaaagctgagtgccaaagaattgatgcttttgacctgtggtgttggagaagactcttgagagtcccttggactgcaaggagatccaaccagtccattctgaaggagatcagccctgggatttctttggaaggaatgatgctaaagctgaaactccagtactttggccacctcatgcgaagagttgactcattggaaaagactctgatgctgggagggattgggagcaggaggagaaggggacgacagaggatgagatggctggatggcatcactgactcgatggacgtcagtctgagtaaactccaggagttggtgatggacagggaggcctggcgtgctgcgattcatggggtcacaaagagtcggacacgactgagcgactgaactgaactgaattattctttttcagatatacatatatattctcttttggattctttttcgTTAtgtgttattacaagatattcggtatagttccctgtactatacagtgggttcttgttgtttgtctattttgtatatggtTCAACTACTTTGTTTTGTATTAACTTTTCAActagttttcttttaaactattCTTAATGTCTGCCACATGAAAAGAATATTCTGCATATGGTAGAAATTAAATTGACTAATTTCCAGCAAATGAAATTATGCAggtaatttatgatttttttttcattttaaactacAGGCTGAATAAGAAAGGacagataatataaatatttataaaccagATACATAAAAGGGTtgcaattctttttaaaaagggagaatCCTTCTTTATGCTcttcaaagaaggaaaacagaaaatatttttatctgctttaaaaatgagtaaaaggaaataaaaccatagAGCTCTGTTAGTGAAATGAAGAAAGTCATATTATATATTGACACTGAGTGTCTGATGCTTGTCTAGAGACGGGAGACTGAGATTTGGGTCACaggttctcatttttttctctcagcaTCGAATGGATCTGAGAGGGAGAAGCAGGAGTAGGAAGAGAAGCGGAGCTTTGAAAGGTGAGTTCTGCCATTCAGCTCTGTGTGCCCCAGATGTTAGCTCCCATGCATCCAGCCCGGAGGGCCCAGAGCCTCTGGTTCTGAGGAGACCAGTGGAAGGTCTTTCCCTTGGGAAACCGAACCCCCCAGGGAGGCTTCTGGAAAGGAGAGCAGAACCCAGATACTACCCAGATTCCATGTACAGAATGAAGCTGTGAAGGGCCTGGATATAACTGTGGCCCTGCTTGTAACCAGGTGCCTGTGGGTTGCATTGGACCAACAGCGCCTAGATTGGGAGGTGGGACTCCAGGTTTGACCATGGACACATTGTTTATCTTTGCTCAGATTTGTCTGTGCAGTGACCCCTGCCCTGCAGAGGCAGGTGAACACTGCAGGTTGTGAAGGCAGCAAGGGGTAAAGGATACGGAAACACTTTGTAAATGAGAAACATTTTCATGAGCTTCACCGTCACTGTGAATGATAAAGTGGCCTTGGACACTAGTGCTTGGGCTCCAATATCCCAGTGGTGGCCCCTTAAAGAGATGGTGCACTCAGCCTCCTGTAAGAACCCTAGGAAGGGGCCCCGGCTTCCTCACCGTGACCCAGTCTGCTGATTTTCAGTTTGCAGAGATTGCCTGGAAGAGCTGGAAGGGATCCGCAACCTGGTTTTACTtcttcagaggtaaagaatcttcatCTTATCTCCTGGGTTGCTCTTCCTCCCAGAATATCTGGtgtgaccccaggactgcagGCAGCCTGGGACTGAGCTGGGAGGGGAAGCCTTGGGAGTGGGATATGGCTAACGTCCTGGGGTGTGGGAAGCAGGAGCACTGTGAAGTCGCCATGGAGACCATGCAGGGCTGTGGCTGCAGGTGCCCACCCCTGCCTTGCCTCACATGCCCTCCTGGCCCTGGGGGTTCCTGGCTGCAGCTTGTGCCTTGTGTTCCCTGCAGCCATGTGGGAAGTCTCCTTGATAAAAAGAGTTTTCATCAGCTCTCCTGGCAAGATCCTCCTGGCGTGGGACAGGAAGCAGCTCCTGCTGGAGCCCACCAGCCTAGCATGGAGCCTTTGGAGGAGGCTGTTTCCACCATATCCCCAGCTCCTCTGACCCAGGACCCTGTGCCTTTGGCCTCCACCTTATCAGCAGAACCTCAAGACAGATCCAACTTGGAGAAAATCCCATTTGATACTGTTGCAAAAAGCTCCCCTCCAGGTAACTCTTTTTCGGCATCTACCATCTCGGCCATGGCAAACCTTGGCCTCTTCACAAGCTACCCCATTTCTTTCCTGTCCTGCTGGTGGGACACTACCAAGGCCTTGTTCTTTCCCACCTCGTCACAGAGCAAGTCCTGGAAAGAAGACCTGTCCCCCCACCCAACAAAGGCCCCATCCTGGGGGCGCAATATAGACAAGCATGTAGAGATTGGTAGCCCCTCATTTATCAACCCTGATGTCCAAAAGCTGCTGGAGATCCTAATCACCAAGAGAGCAGAGCTGAGGATTTgtaaggagggaaaaaaggacTGGTCATTCTCAGAGCAAATGAGCCCAGACTACCATCTGAACACTTCAGGGAATATGTGGAAATCACTGGGTACTGAGCAGGACATCACAACCCCTCAATCTTTCTGGAATGTGAAAGACAAACCAGAGCAGCTACCTGAGCCACAGGAGCTTTTATATCCTGAGAGTCTGAGGGATCACATAGAGCAGAAATACAGCCAGCTCTTTTGGGGTCTCCCCTCTCTGCACAGTGAGTCCCTGGTGGCAGCTGCCCTTGTCCCTGGGAGCTCCTCTCAATCACAGGCACCCTTTGTTTTATTCAATGGAATCTCTACTGTCTTTCCAGTCTCAATTCAACCTGAAATACCTTTAAGTCTTTCCCAGGACCCACTCTTGCCCTGTGCTGGGACCCAACCCCAGCCTTTCACTCAAAACTTGACTGTGTACCAGCCCCTACCTATGGTTCAGATCCAAGGCCAGTCCTATCTCCCATCGCCTCTCCTCTTCAGACCAACTTATTCTTCACCCCAGATGAGTACCTGTGGGCTCTACTATCTTCCATTTCAGAACAACCCACTATATTTTATCCCAACTGAAACTCAAAGTCTGGAGTACCCCTTGTTGCAGAAGCAACTGAAAACTGAGATGCTTTTACCCTCTGTGAACAAGAGATCACAGGAAGTCTTTAGCCAACTCATTCCCAACTGTCCCCAGGACACTGGGGAGCCCCAGGCCCAAAGGTTAGTCCCTGGTCCTCATGGAGACTTAATCAAATCTGATCTCCAGAAGCAACATCTTCAAAAGAAGCCCATAGAAGATCAACTCAAGGGGAGCCGGCTCCGCAGCATCCACCTGTCTCTACAACTGAGTTCATCTCAGTGCCAATTCCTAGTGACTTATCAGGCCCAGGGCAAGCAAGGATCCTGGCAGCTGTCTGCTTTTAGAGGCAAAAGGAGCCAGAACGCCCAGAAGACAAGGTCCAGGTGCCCTAGGAGATCCCATCGAAGGAGTCAGATGAAGTTCCAGCTAGAAACAGATTTTAGCGAGGGTCTAAGGCCGTGTCTGAAGGGTATCTCGAAAGATCCCTCCAGGTCCAGCTTCCCCAAGAAGTTTCTGCAAACGAACTCTGAGAAGGAGTCAGAAAGATACTTGCTGAGGCCCTCAAAGAGTGATTTGCTGAGGCCATCGAAGAGTGACTCCAGAGATTACTTACTCAGTGGCCCAGATAAGAAACATCTAGAAAAAGTCTTAAAAGCCCATTTAGACAAAAAGTTGAGGCAGATTGATCAGGGTTTGTTCCCTGTGACAGTGCGTCGATCCTGGCTTGCTGCCACCCATGCTTCTAAGACCCACCTtcacaaggaaaccagaactctAGCATCACTGAAGCATTGGAAACCCCGTATAAATATCTCCCATGAGCTTTCTTTCCTCAATCCAAGCATTCAACAAATGCTGGAAGCACATATCATAAGGTTTCGGGTAAGGCACAGGTGGGACACATCCAAACAGGGCTCTGAGCCTGTAAATCTCAAACCATCTGAAGCTCAACCCTCGTCCCTTCCAACATCCACATTTTCCCTCTCAGCCATCTGGCAACCTGGGCCACAGTCAAAAACCAACGTTTCTAAGTTCTTGGGAAAACCTCAGCCCCGTCAGGGAAAGCAAATGAtaacaaaagcatcagttccctCCCTGGGGAGTCTCCTCCCGGCTCCCATACCTGTAAGGTGGGACATCCAGAGGGCCCTGGGAAAGATTTCACCTGGTGACAGTTGTGGGCCCTCAGAGGCCCCACTGACTGGACAGAAGGGCAGGCCACCTTGTCAGATGCCTGCACCCAACCTCAAGGGTAGAACCCGGCAGAGTGGGACTGTCCTGAGGGCCAGGAAAAGCAGCCTAAACCCCAGTCTCAAAATGGAAGAGAGTTGGGGTTGGCTCTCAAAATATCCCTGCCATAATGCATTAATACTGGACATGGGCTTAAAGTCCCAATCTTCAAGGGCCAAACAGAAGGCCAATGAGGACCCTGCCTGGGAAGTCTTCTTGGGTCCCACTGTGCCAGTCAACTCCCAAACCAGCAACATGAATCTGAGGAGATCAGATGAGCCAGTCACCAAGAAAACTCTGCCACCACCCACAAACTCAGTTGGCCAATATTCAGTGGAGCCACATTTTAAAACACAGGTGGCTAGTAAATTTGAGTTGGGAAGCAAGTTAGAATCAGAGAACCAGCTTCAAGGCCGTGCCACAGTTGACCTCCTGCAACAGTCTCACACTGATGTCCTCCTTCAAGACTACACCACTGGCATGCTCCTCCAGGACTTTGCCACCAACCTGCTCCTTCAAGACCCTCACACTGACGTGCTCCTTGCTGCAGACATCTTGGCTTCTCACAGGTCAAGTTCCCAGATGGAATACGCTAGTGGGGACACACCAGCTTCACAGGTGCCATATGACCTCAAAGTGAGTGCACAGAGCACCCAGGAACAGCAGAAATTTCAAAAACCAAAACTGAAGGACCCATTTAAGAGCCAGAGAGAGATGCTTGCTCCAAATGAAGAGTGGAGGGACTTTCAGAGTTTCCAACCAGGAGAACATGAAGAAATGAGTATCCAGAGACAACAGAAACACAGGAAACCAAAAGTGAGGGACCCATGTAAGGGCCAGTTTGCCTCAGCTGATGAAGGAGAGATTTGTGAGAAGCTCGAGCCAGAAGAAGATAGAGAAATCATCAGCCAAGGCAAGATGTTTGCTCCAACTGAGGAGAGGAGGGATTGTAAGAGACTCCAACAAGAAGAGGATGAAGACATGAAGAGCAAGAGGGAGATGCTTGCCATAGTTGATGAGTGGAGGAAGGCTAGGAGGCTCCAATCAAGAAGACAGCAGAAACCAAATGTTAGGGATCCTTGTAAGGGCCCATTTCCCTCAATTCAGGAGGAGGGGATCTGTGAAAACCTCGAATCAGAAGAGGATGAAGAAATAAACAGCCAAATTGAGATGTGTCCCCCAGCTGGGGAGTGGTGGGGTTTTAACAAACCCCTACCAAGAAGACTTCAAAAAACTGAAAGCCAGAGCAAGATACTCACCTCAACTGAGGCCTGTAGGGCTTTTAAGAGATTCCAACCAGGAGAGCCTGAAGAAATGAAGAGCCAGAAGGAGAGGCTTACTCCAACTGAAGAGTGGAAGAGTATTAGGAGGCTCCAACCAGGAGAACGTGAAAAAGCAGAGAGTAGCCAACGACAACAGAAACCCAGGAAACCAGAAGTCAGGGGCTCATGTAAAGGCACATTTTCCTCACTTGATGAAGGGGAGATCTGTGAGTACCTTGAAccagaagagagtgaagaaatgAACAGCCAAACCGAGGTGTGTCCCCCAGCTGGGGAGTGGAGGGGTTTTAAGAAGCCTCCACCAAAAGGACATGAAGAAACCAAAAGCAGGAGCAAGATGCTCACCTCACCTGAGGACGGCAGGGCTTTTAAGAGGCCCCTACCCAGAGAGTCTGAAGAAACTAATAGTCAGAACAAGATGCTCATCCCAGCTGATGAGTGGAAGGCTTTTAAGCGGCCCCCACGAGAAGatcatgaaaaaacaaaaagtcagaGCAAGATGCTCACCTCAACTGAAGAGTTGAGGAGTATTGGGAAGCTCCAAGCAGGAGAACAAGAAATGGGGAGTAGTCGACGACAACAGAAAGAACAGAAACCCAGGAAACCAAAAGTTAGGGACCCTTGTAAGGGCCCGTTTGCCTCACTTGATGAGGGGGAGATCTGTGAGAACCTTGAACCAGAAAAGGATGAAGAAATGAACAGCCAAACCGAGGTGTGTCCCCCAGCTGAGGAGTGGAGGGGTTTTAAGAAGCCTCCACCAAAAGGACATGAAGAAACCAAAAGCAGGAGCGAGATGCTCACCTCACCTGAGGACAGCAGGGCTTTTAAGAGGCCCCTACCCAGAGAGTCTGAAGAAGTGAAGGGCCAGAGGGAGGTGATAACCCCAGCTGCGGAGTGGAAGAGTGTTAGGAGGCTCCAACCAGGAGAACATGAAAAAACATGTAGTCAACGACAACAGAAACCCAGGAAAACAAAAGCTAGGGACCCATGCAAGGGCCCGTTTGCCTCAGTTGATGAGGGCGAGATCTGTGAGAGGCCCAAACCAGAAGACGATGAAGAAATGCATAGCCAAAGCAGGATGTTGGCCCCAACTGATGAGAGGAAGGGCAATTGGAggcccaaattgggaaagtatgAAGAAAGGAATTCAGGACGAAGGGCTTCTCATACCAGAGTGATGAGCCAGTCTCCTCAGGCGAGAGAAACAGAGTCTCTTGGGGTAAAATACCTCCAGTTCTCACCAGAAAAGGAACAACTTTTACCAGAAAGCTACTTGAAAAAAAGGATGAGGCACTTTCTGCAGTGTCTTGGCGccaataaaaaagacaaacaaatagaAGAAACCTTTCAAAAAGGCAGGCCTGCATCAGCGGCTGCTCAGTGCCAGGAACAAATCAAGGACAAATTCATTGTAGATGGCAGGATTATTGATCCTGAGATGATTGGAACAGTTGTTGGACAGGTCCTAGCAGAGAAATTTGGGTTTCAACAAGGAACCCACTCCTCAGAAGTAAATCACCACAGAGAACAGCTTCAGGCCCTAGTGGGTGGGCATTCCCACCACCACAGGACTCTCTGTTCCTCGGAACAGAGAAAAATGTTGAAAACTTCAGCGCACAGTCACCAAGCCAATCCCAAGGACCGCAGCCATCTCAGCAAGAGCAGGCATACCAGAGACAGGGGCGACAGGCGGACCTTCTCACCCAGGGAGCCAGAGTCCACAGTCAGACCCTGCCAGCATGGTCCAGGGGACCTGCACCATTGCTCAATATGCTGGCTTCAAAAATGTGTCTCCTCTGGTCAACAAGAGTGTGCTCCTCATGCCTCTCCTGGTAGGAAAATGTTTGTACAAGAAAAAATTCAGTACCTGCAGAGAAAACCTGTTTTTTCTCATGTTAACACATCATCTATGTGCTAAAGTCTCCTTCCTACCacaacttttttttattatttccccaaaataaatgttttttttttttttctcatgaaaggTGGTGGCCTCCATCTGTGCCCTGATGGGGGGAAAGGAAGGGCTCAGGGTCCACTCTTGCCAGCTGCCTGCTTTGACTTCCAGATGGGAGGGGGCTATGGAGAGAGGGTGACCCCAATGTGCACCCCAATTCCCTCACTGCACTTGAATGTTTCCATAATCACAGCATTACAGAAACAAGCAACAGCATTCAGGTGAACTAAACCTAAAGACTTCTCCCTTCTCAGGATCCAGCTCAGTCCTCTTCACCTCTCTCTCTACCTTGAACTTGTGGGGCTGTAGGGGAGGGATTTGCAGAGGCTGAAATTCCCCTCTGGCTCAGAAAGTGTCAGACATAAGCTCACATGTCAGAAtaaggaggggagtttggggggagtGCTGGCCCCAAGTCCAGGGTGGGAGAAACTTCATCCCCACATCTTGGTGGGATTAGATGACATCTGTCTTAGAAGCCCCTTCTCTCTCTGATGGAGCTGGGATTGAGATGGGCCAGGGCTATCACCCTTCCTGTCTTTCTCGTGCTCTGGAGCAGATGTGAGGATGAGGACCA
This is a stretch of genomic DNA from Bos javanicus breed banteng chromosome 8, ARS-OSU_banteng_1.0, whole genome shotgun sequence. It encodes these proteins:
- the LOC133252847 gene encoding spermatogenesis-associated protein 31E1-like; translated protein: MEYLLFSPKSTFDTWLNSSYTAWTIEIILAVLCGLGLFFLFLPCHQNNPSFPRPRKRGTSRKHRMDLRGRSRSRKRSGALKVCRDCLEELEGIRNLVLLLQSHVGSLLDKKSFHQLSWQDPPGVGQEAAPAGAHQPSMEPLEEAVSTISPAPLTQDPVPLASTLSAEPQDRSNLEKIPFDTVAKSSPPGNSFSASTISAMANLGLFTSYPISFLSCWWDTTKALFFPTSSQSKSWKEDLSPHPTKAPSWGRNIDKHVEIGSPSFINPDVQKLLEILITKRAELRICKEGKKDWSFSEQMSPDYHLNTSGNMWKSLGTEQDITTPQSFWNVKDKPEQLPEPQELLYPESLRDHIEQKYSQLFWGLPSLHSESLVAAALVPGSSSQSQAPFVLFNGISTVFPVSIQPEIPLSLSQDPLLPCAGTQPQPFTQNLTVYQPLPMVQIQGQSYLPSPLLFRPTYSSPQMSTCGLYYLPFQNNPLYFIPTETQSLEYPLLQKQLKTEMLLPSVNKRSQEVFSQLIPNCPQDTGEPQAQRLVPGPHGDLIKSDLQKQHLQKKPIEDQLKGSRLRSIHLSLQLSSSQCQFLVTYQAQGKQGSWQLSAFRGKRSQNAQKTRSRCPRRSHRRSQMKFQLETDFSEGLRPCLKGISKDPSRSSFPKKFLQTNSEKESERYLLRPSKSDLLRPSKSDSRDYLLSGPDKKHLEKVLKAHLDKKLRQIDQGLFPVTVRRSWLAATHASKTHLHKETRTLASLKHWKPRINISHELSFLNPSIQQMLEAHIIRFRVRHRWDTSKQGSEPVNLKPSEAQPSSLPTSTFSLSAIWQPGPQSKTNVSKFLGKPQPRQGKQMITKASVPSLGSLLPAPIPVRWDIQRALGKISPGDSCGPSEAPLTGQKGRPPCQMPAPNLKGRTRQSGTVLRARKSSLNPSLKMEESWGWLSKYPCHNALILDMGLKSQSSRAKQKANEDPAWEVFLGPTVPVNSQTSNMNLRRSDEPVTKKTLPPPTNSVGQYSVEPHFKTQVASKFELGSKLESENQLQGRATVDLLQQSHTDVLLQDYTTGMLLQDFATNLLLQDPHTDVLLAADILASHRSSSQMEYASGDTPASQVPYDLKVSAQSTQEQQKFQKPKLKDPFKSQREMLAPNEEWRDFQSFQPGEHEEMSIQRQQKHRKPKVRDPCKGQFASADEGEICEKLEPEEDREIISQGKMFAPTEERRDCKRLQQEEDEDMKSKREMLAIVDEWRKARRLQSRRQQKPNVRDPCKGPFPSIQEEGICENLESEEDEEINSQIEMCPPAGEWWGFNKPLPRRLQKTESQSKILTSTEACRAFKRFQPGEPEEMKSQKERLTPTEEWKSIRRLQPGEREKAESSQRQQKPRKPEVRGSCKGTFSSLDEGEICEYLEPEESEEMNSQTEVCPPAGEWRGFKKPPPKGHEETKSRSKMLTSPEDGRAFKRPLPRESEETNSQNKMLIPADEWKAFKRPPREDHEKTKSQSKMLTSTEELRSIGKLQAGEQEMGSSRRQQKEQKPRKPKVRDPCKGPFASLDEGEICENLEPEKDEEMNSQTEVCPPAEEWRGFKKPPPKGHEETKSRSEMLTSPEDSRAFKRPLPRESEEVKGQREVITPAAEWKSVRRLQPGEHEKTCSQRQQKPRKTKARDPCKGPFASVDEGEICERPKPEDDEEMHSQSRMLAPTDERKGNWRPKLGKYEERNSGRRASHTRVMSQSPQARETESLGVKYLQFSPEKEQLLPESYLKKRMRHFLQCLGANKKDKQIEETFQKGRPASAAAQCQEQIKDKFIVDGRIIDPEMIGTVVGQVLAEKFGFQQGTHSSEVNHHREQLQALVGGHSHHHRTLCSSEQRKMLKTSAHSHQANPKDRSHLSKSRHTRDRGDRRTFSPREPESTVRPCQHGPGDLHHCSICWLQKCVSSGQQECAPHASPGRKMFVQEKIQYLQRKPVFSHVNTSSMC